The Pseudodesulfovibrio cashew genomic sequence TCATGTCCGACACCGTGGGAGTCATGCTGGACGGCTCCCTGGCCCAGTTCGCCCCGGCCAGGGAAGTCTTTCTCGATCCGGCAGGCCTGGAGGTGGCGCGCTTCCTGGGACCGGTCAACATCCTGCCCGAGGGGCTGGCCCGCCGCCTGGGCGTGGCGCGGAAGGACGGGACATGGTATGTACGCCCCGAGCATTTGCTCCTGACGCCGCGCCCTGACGGCATGGGCGTGGTCACCGAAGCGGTCTTCGCCGGGCACCTCGTGCGCTACACCGTGGACGCGGACGGGACCGAGCTAACAATTTTTTCCAACGACACAACCGTCCGGATCGGCGAACGCGTCGGCCTGGCCGTCAACAAACCCGAGGAGAACCGACCATGAAGCTGATGACCAACCTTTTCCTTCTCGTCTTTCTGCTGACAGCCTGTGCCGGGGAACCGCCCAAGGAAGACGGCAAGGCCCTGCTCTCCGAAGATTGGCAGACCATTGAGACCGCAGCCAAGGGGAGCACGGTCCGTTTCTACATGTACGGCGGCTTCGCCCATGTGAACAACTGGATCGACACTTTCGTGGCGAAAGAGGTGAAGGACCGCTTCGGCATCACTCTGGTCCGCGTGCCCATGGATGCCGGGGTTTTCGTCAACAAGCTGCTCACGGAAAAGAGCGCCGGGAAGAAAGTCGGCTCCATAGACCTGCTCTGGATCAACGGAGAAAATTTCAAGACGACCAAGGAGGCGGACACCCTGTTCGGCCCCTTTGCAGACAAGCTGCCCAACTATGTAAAATACGTGGACAAGGGGCTCGCCGCCAACGACTTCGGCTACCCGGTCGAGGGCTACGAGGCCCCCTATGGCAAGGCGCAGTTCGTCTTTGAATTCGATCCGGCAAAGACCCCGGACCATCCGGCGAGCTTCGAAGCGTTGACCGACTGGGTCAAGGCCCACCCCGGCCAGTTCACCTACCCCCAACCCCCGGACTTCACCGGCTCGGCCTTCATCCGCCAGGCCTTCTACGCCGTCACCGGCGGCGCGGACCAGTACCTGCACGGCTGGAGCCAGGACCTGTTCGACGAGCAGGCTCCCAAGCTCTGGGCGTACCTGAATGGACTCAAGCCCTACCTCTGGCAGCAGGGGCGCTCCTATCCCAAGGGGTCCGCCGAGATGGACACCCTGTTCGAGCGGGGCGAACTGGCCGTGAACATGTCTTACCACCCGCTGCACGCCCAATCCAAAATCCTCGACGGCTCCTACGCCAAGACAGTCCGCACCTTCGTCCTTGCCGAAGGAGCCATTTTCAACCTCCACTTCACCGCCATTCCGGCCAACGCGCCTAACAAGGCCGGAGCCATGGTGGTGGCCAATTTCCTGCTCTCCCCCGAGGCGCAGCTCTCCAAGTTCAATCCGGCCAACTGGGGCGACTTCCCGGCCATTGAGACGCAAACCCTGACCACGGACGAGCAGGCCGCGTTCCGACAGGTGGACCTGGGCGAGGCCACCCTGCCCCTGAGCGAACTCGGCAAGGCGGCGGTCCCCGAAATCCCTGCAGAATACCTCGAAGCGCTGGAAAAGGGGTGGGAGGAGCATGTGCTCAGGTAGCCCCGCGCCGGAAGCCCGGCCCGGCAGGACGCTGCTCAAGCTCGCGCCCCTGCTATTGCCCTTT encodes the following:
- a CDS encoding ABC transporter substrate-binding protein, with product MKLMTNLFLLVFLLTACAGEPPKEDGKALLSEDWQTIETAAKGSTVRFYMYGGFAHVNNWIDTFVAKEVKDRFGITLVRVPMDAGVFVNKLLTEKSAGKKVGSIDLLWINGENFKTTKEADTLFGPFADKLPNYVKYVDKGLAANDFGYPVEGYEAPYGKAQFVFEFDPAKTPDHPASFEALTDWVKAHPGQFTYPQPPDFTGSAFIRQAFYAVTGGADQYLHGWSQDLFDEQAPKLWAYLNGLKPYLWQQGRSYPKGSAEMDTLFERGELAVNMSYHPLHAQSKILDGSYAKTVRTFVLAEGAIFNLHFTAIPANAPNKAGAMVVANFLLSPEAQLSKFNPANWGDFPAIETQTLTTDEQAAFRQVDLGEATLPLSELGKAAVPEIPAEYLEALEKGWEEHVLR